In the genome of Microtus ochrogaster isolate Prairie Vole_2 unplaced genomic scaffold, MicOch1.0 UNK135, whole genome shotgun sequence, one region contains:
- the Stard3nl gene encoding STARD3 N-terminal-like protein encodes MNHLPEDMENALTGSQSSHASLRDIHSINPAQLMARIESYEGREKKGISDVRRTFCLFVTFDLLFVTLLWIIELNVNGGIENTLKREVIHYDYYSSYFDIFLLAVFRFKVLILGYAVCRLRHWWAIALTTAVTSAFLLAKVILSKLFSQGAFGYVLPIISFILAWIETWFLDFKVLPQEAEEENRLLLVQDASERAVLIPAGLSDGQFYSPPESEAGSEEEAEEKQDSEKPLLEL; translated from the exons ATGAACCACCTGCCAGAAGACATGGAAAATGCTCTGACTGGGAGCCAGAGCTCCCACGCTTCTCTGCGTGACATCCATTCCATCAACCCCGCACAGCTCATGGCTAGGATTGAGTCCtatgaaggaagggaaaagaaggggatATCTGATGTCAGGAGGACTTTCTGCCTGTTTGTCACCTTTGACCTCTTATTTGTAACATTACTGTGGATAATAGAGTTAAAT GTGAATGGAGGCATCGAGAACACACTGAAGAGGGAAGTGATTCATTATGACTACTACTCTTCTTACTTTGATATATTT CTTCTGGCAGTGTTTCGATTTAAAGTGCTGATTCTTGGATATGCTGTATGCAGACTGCGCCATTGGTGGGCAATAGCG TTGACGACAGCAGTGACCAGTGCCTTTTTATTAGCAAAAGTGATCCTCTCAAAG CTCTTCTCTCAAGGGGCGTTCGGCTACGTGCTCCCCATCATTTCCTTCATCCTCGCCTGGATTGAGACCTGGTTCCTGGATTTCAAAGTGCTGCctcaagaggcagaagaagaaaaca GACTCCTGCTCGTTCAGGATGCGTCAGAGAGGGCTGTTCTCATCCCTGCAGGACTTTCTGATGGTCAGTTTTACTCCCCTCCTGAGTCTGAAGCAG GATCTGAAGAAGAAGCTGAGGAAAAACAGGACAGCGAGAAACCGCTTTTAGAACTATGA